A single genomic interval of Blattabacterium sp. (Nauphoeta cinerea) harbors:
- the asnS gene encoding asparagine--tRNA ligase: MIRKYSIKELLNKGKFLIDQKVLVEGWIRSFRYSIFIILNDGSTINNLQIILSKKLDKKIIKKITIGSSIRVIGIVKKSIGKKQYIELKSLDIIIYESVDPEIIQKSILQPKKHSFEKLREQAHLRFKTNIFSCVMRIRHHIAFCIHKYFHEHGFFYLHTPIITTSNCEGVGRMFQITTMNLKNQPIDYTKDFFKCKTYLSVSGQLEAETASLGLGKVYTFGPVFRAENSNTSRHLSEFWMIEPEIAFYHLDENINLAENFIKFVIKYILENSMEDLTFLDQRLEKCSKKNRLLEKLELILKFPFKRISYTEVIKIFDQEEKKKNIKFLHPIVWGMDLQSEHEQYLVDKYFKTPVVIFDYPCNIKAFYMRMNNDGKTVRAMDILFPEIGEIIGGSQREERYDILLQRMKDTNTDKKKLWWYLDTRRFGSVPHSGFGLGFDRIVQFITGMNNIRDVIPFPRTPNNAEF, from the coding sequence ATGATAAGAAAATATTCAATTAAAGAACTACTAAATAAAGGAAAATTTTTGATTGATCAAAAAGTATTGGTTGAGGGATGGATTCGGTCTTTTCGTTATTCTATTTTCATTATTTTGAATGATGGTTCTACAATTAATAACTTGCAAATTATCTTATCCAAAAAATTGGATAAAAAAATTATAAAAAAAATAACAATTGGAAGTTCGATTAGAGTTATAGGAATAGTCAAAAAAAGTATTGGAAAAAAACAATATATAGAACTCAAATCTTTAGATATAATTATATATGAATCAGTAGATCCAGAAATTATTCAAAAGTCTATTTTGCAACCTAAAAAACATAGTTTTGAAAAACTTCGTGAACAGGCTCATTTACGTTTCAAAACAAATATTTTTAGTTGTGTTATGCGAATTCGTCATCATATAGCGTTTTGTATTCATAAATATTTTCATGAACATGGTTTTTTTTATCTTCATACTCCAATTATTACTACTTCAAATTGTGAAGGAGTTGGAAGAATGTTTCAGATTACAACTATGAATTTAAAAAATCAACCAATTGATTATACTAAAGATTTTTTTAAATGTAAAACTTATCTCAGTGTATCCGGACAACTAGAAGCAGAAACGGCTTCTTTAGGATTAGGTAAAGTATATACTTTTGGTCCTGTATTTAGAGCAGAGAATTCCAATACATCACGACATCTATCTGAATTTTGGATGATAGAACCAGAAATTGCTTTTTATCATCTCGATGAGAACATAAATTTAGCCGAAAATTTTATAAAATTTGTTATTAAATATATTCTTGAAAATAGCATGGAAGACTTAACGTTTTTAGATCAACGTTTAGAAAAATGTAGTAAAAAAAACCGTCTTTTAGAAAAATTAGAACTTATCTTAAAATTTCCATTCAAAAGAATTAGTTATACAGAAGTCATTAAAATTTTTGATCAAGAAGAAAAGAAAAAAAACATAAAATTTTTACATCCCATTGTTTGGGGAATGGATCTACAATCGGAACATGAACAATATTTAGTGGATAAATACTTTAAAACTCCTGTAGTTATATTTGATTATCCTTGCAACATTAAAGCTTTTTATATGCGTATGAATAATGATGGAAAAACTGTTAGAGCTATGGATATTTTATTCCCTGAAATAGGAGAAATCATTGGAGGATCTCAAAGAGAAGAACGTTATGATATATTATTACAACGTATGAAAGATACAAACACTGATAAAAAAAAACTCTGGTGGTATTTAGATACACGTCGTTTTGGTTCTGTTCCTCACAGTGGATTTGGATTAGGTTTTGATCGTATAGTTCAATTTATTACAGGGATGAACAATATCCGTGATGTCATCCCATTTCCAAGAACACCAAACAATGCAGAATTTTAA
- the rpoN gene encoding RNA polymerase factor sigma-54 produces the protein MLKQQLLQKGQHKLSPQQIQLMKLVQLSTLDFEQRVQQELEENPALEEDNSSELEEYSDTLENDIDILTEDQNPSIDKSEIDEYLSDDEIEDFQIRNQNCNIKKHIPIISGISFQEYLKNQLHTFRLSEKDLLIADFILGNIDNDGYIRRKITSIVDDIFLTLGVSVSTEKVEKLLVNYIQKLDPIGIGSRNLQECLLIQLKKKKITQEIFFSQKIIRDHFQSFVKKHYNKLYKKLGITKKNLKKVIDQIKKLNPKPGKIYSDNTKNLDHIIPDFNIYISDEKLELSLNQRNIPELKVSPLYFNMLKSYRSKKNINKNEETVAFLKQKIDSAKWFVDAIKQRQNTLMLTMNAIMDYQKEYFLTGDPLKIKPMILKNISQKIGVGISTVSRVANSKYVNTPYGTFLIKSFFSEKMINQEGKEVSSIEIKKLLGESIAKENKKQPLTDEKLSKILRKKGYLIARRTIAKYRDQMHIPVSRMRRNL, from the coding sequence ATGTTAAAACAACAGTTATTACAAAAAGGACAACATAAACTTTCTCCACAACAAATACAATTAATGAAATTGGTTCAATTATCTACTTTAGATTTTGAACAAAGAGTTCAACAAGAATTGGAAGAAAATCCAGCTTTAGAAGAAGATAATTCTTCAGAATTAGAAGAATATTCAGATACATTAGAAAATGATATTGATATTCTTACAGAAGATCAAAATCCATCTATAGATAAATCTGAAATAGATGAATATTTAAGTGATGACGAAATTGAAGATTTTCAAATTAGAAATCAAAATTGTAATATAAAAAAACATATTCCTATTATTTCTGGAATTTCTTTTCAAGAATATTTAAAAAATCAATTGCATACATTTCGTTTAAGTGAAAAAGATTTATTAATCGCTGATTTTATATTAGGAAATATAGATAATGATGGTTATATCAGAAGAAAAATCACATCTATAGTAGATGATATTTTTTTGACACTTGGAGTATCTGTATCTACAGAAAAAGTAGAAAAATTGCTTGTAAATTATATACAAAAATTAGACCCCATAGGGATAGGATCCAGAAATTTACAAGAATGTTTACTGATTCAATTGAAAAAAAAGAAAATTACTCAAGAAATTTTTTTTTCACAAAAAATTATACGAGATCATTTTCAATCTTTTGTAAAAAAACATTATAACAAATTGTATAAAAAATTGGGAATCACAAAAAAAAATTTAAAAAAAGTAATTGATCAAATCAAGAAATTGAATCCTAAACCAGGAAAAATTTATTCTGATAATACTAAAAATTTGGATCATATTATTCCGGATTTTAATATTTATATTTCAGATGAAAAATTAGAACTTTCTCTAAATCAAAGAAACATTCCAGAATTAAAAGTATCACCTTTATATTTCAATATGTTAAAATCTTATAGATCAAAAAAAAATATAAATAAAAATGAAGAAACCGTTGCATTTTTAAAACAAAAAATAGATTCAGCAAAATGGTTTGTTGACGCTATAAAACAACGTCAAAATACATTGATGCTTACAATGAATGCTATTATGGATTATCAAAAAGAATACTTTTTAACTGGAGATCCCCTGAAAATAAAACCTATGATTTTAAAAAATATTTCACAAAAAATTGGAGTAGGAATTTCTACTGTCTCTCGTGTAGCCAATAGTAAATATGTTAATACCCCATATGGTACTTTTTTAATTAAAAGTTTTTTTTCTGAAAAAATGATAAATCAAGAAGGAAAAGAAGTGTCCTCTATCGAAATCAAAAAACTTTTGGGGGAATCAATAGCAAAAGAAAATAAAAAACAACCTCTGACTGATGAAAAATTATCTAAAATACTTAGAAAAAAAGGCTATTTAATAGCTAGAAGAACTATTGCAAAATACAGAGATCAAATGCATATTCCTGTTTCCAGAATGCGAAGAAATTTATAA
- the pyrH gene encoding UMP kinase — translation MKYKRSLLKLSGEALMGDNEFGLHSSRLKQYAEEVKKVVDMGAQVAIVIGGGNIFRGFSKMKEKIINRIEGDYMGMLATVINGIAFQSYLENIGICTYIQTAIRMDEIAESFSKDRAIHHLEKGRVVIFVAGLGNPYFTTDTAAVLRAIEIKADVLLKGTRVDGIYTTDPEKNKYAKKLKNISFDMAYQMGIKVMDQTAFILGNENDLPIIIFDMNRKGNFKKVISGEKIGTMVSKKK, via the coding sequence ATGAAATACAAAAGATCATTATTGAAATTAAGTGGAGAAGCTCTTATGGGAGATAATGAATTTGGCCTTCATTCTTCTCGTCTTAAACAATATGCTGAAGAAGTAAAAAAAGTAGTAGATATGGGAGCTCAAGTGGCTATAGTTATTGGAGGTGGCAATATATTTAGAGGATTTTCTAAAATGAAGGAAAAAATTATAAATCGTATAGAAGGAGATTACATGGGAATGTTAGCTACCGTTATTAACGGGATCGCCTTCCAATCATATTTAGAAAATATAGGGATATGCACCTATATTCAAACAGCTATTAGAATGGATGAAATAGCGGAATCTTTTAGCAAAGATAGAGCGATACATCATCTTGAAAAAGGAAGAGTTGTGATATTTGTAGCCGGATTAGGGAATCCTTATTTTACTACAGATACAGCCGCTGTTTTACGTGCTATCGAAATAAAAGCTGATGTATTATTAAAAGGGACTAGAGTAGATGGAATTTACACAACAGATCCAGAAAAGAATAAGTATGCTAAAAAACTAAAAAATATATCTTTTGATATGGCATATCAAATGGGAATAAAAGTAATGGATCAAACAGCTTTTATTTTAGGTAATGAAAATGATTTACCGATTATTATTTTTGATATGAATAGAAAGGGGAATTTTAAAAAAGTAATTTCTGGAGAAAAAATAGGAACTATGGTTTCTAAAAAAAAATAA
- a CDS encoding aldehyde dehydrogenase family protein, translating into MFQTINPVDNNVLKTYNFLSNQNINVKLAEAQNAYNQWKNFPFDEKIKCLMKFCYYMLETTDIIAYSITEEMGKPITQSYAEVNKSINLCKYYCKLKESIFKEKIYTEYKISYVRFESIGPILGMMPWNYPIWQTIRSTIPNLILGNVIIIKPSFNTTGCSMILEKIFLKSGFPEGTFQVLLIDINQVESVIAHSAIKGITFTGSSTVGSIIGSLSGKYIKKSILELGGNDAFVVMKDVENIKKVAKLATESRLNNTGQTCISAKRFIVDKTIIDDFIDAVIQEMKTYHRGDLYDKSTKIGYISRCDLSEKLYQQYKNIIINGGKICLEITKDGNFLTPSLLRIKNENCIVKKEEIFGPIGIISSFSKEEMIPDIVNDTPYGLGASIWTKNLEKAEEISKKIDTGMVFINEVVKSDPRFPFGGMKRSGYGRELSTLSIKEFSNYKTIIMKKL; encoded by the coding sequence ATGTTTCAAACCATTAATCCTGTAGATAATAATGTATTAAAAACTTATAATTTTTTATCTAATCAAAATATTAATGTTAAACTAGCTGAAGCTCAAAATGCATATAATCAATGGAAAAATTTTCCGTTTGATGAAAAGATTAAATGTTTAATGAAGTTTTGTTATTATATGCTAGAAACCACAGATATTATAGCTTACTCTATTACTGAAGAAATGGGAAAACCCATTACTCAATCTTATGCAGAAGTAAATAAGAGCATAAATTTATGTAAATATTATTGCAAGTTAAAAGAATCTATTTTTAAAGAAAAAATTTATACTGAATATAAAATTTCTTATGTAAGGTTTGAATCTATAGGTCCTATATTAGGAATGATGCCTTGGAATTATCCTATATGGCAAACGATTAGATCTACTATTCCCAATTTAATATTAGGAAATGTCATTATCATTAAACCATCTTTTAATACAACAGGATGTTCTATGATTTTAGAAAAAATATTTTTAAAATCCGGCTTTCCTGAAGGAACTTTTCAAGTTTTATTAATAGATATAAATCAAGTAGAATCTGTTATAGCTCATTCTGCAATAAAAGGAATCACTTTTACAGGAAGTTCCACAGTAGGGAGTATTATAGGATCATTATCCGGAAAATATATTAAAAAATCTATTTTAGAATTAGGAGGAAATGATGCTTTTGTTGTTATGAAAGATGTAGAAAATATAAAAAAAGTAGCAAAATTAGCTACAGAATCTAGATTAAATAATACAGGACAAACATGTATTTCTGCAAAAAGATTTATTGTAGATAAAACTATAATAGATGATTTTATAGATGCAGTTATACAAGAGATGAAAACATATCATAGAGGAGATTTATATGATAAATCAACTAAAATAGGTTATATTTCTCGTTGTGATTTATCTGAAAAATTGTATCAACAATACAAAAATATTATTATAAATGGAGGAAAAATATGTTTAGAAATAACCAAAGATGGGAATTTTTTGACGCCTTCTTTATTAAGGATAAAAAATGAAAACTGTATAGTAAAAAAAGAAGAAATATTTGGTCCAATAGGAATCATTTCTTCTTTTTCCAAAGAAGAAATGATTCCTGATATAGTGAATGATACTCCATATGGACTTGGAGCTTCTATTTGGACGAAAAATTTAGAAAAAGCAGAAGAAATATCAAAAAAAATAGATACGGGAATGGTTTTTATTAATGAAGTTGTAAAATCAGATCCCCGTTTTCCTTTTGGAGGAATGAAAAGATCAGGATATGGGAGAGAATTATCAACTTTATCTATAAAAGAATTTTCTAATTATAAAACTATAATTATGAAGAAATTATAA
- a CDS encoding Glu/Leu/Phe/Val dehydrogenase, translating to MSKNQNQTGVYSFFNCIEKNFDKAARFISIEKGLLEQIKACNAVYRMHFPVKIGKEIKVIEAYRVQHSHHKLPCKGGIRYSIKVNQDEVMTLAALMTYKCAIVDVPFGGAKGGIKVDPQTISAENIEKITRRYTSELINKNFIGPGIDVPAPDYGSGEREMSWIFDTFLSLRSGDVDALACVTGKPVSQGGVRGRKEATGLGVFYGIRELCHVKEDMYSVGLDVGLVGKKIIIQGLGNVGYHAATFFHEAGAIIIALAEREGAIYNEKGLNVSQVFLHLKNTGSILNFPEAKNIENTEKALELECDILIPAALENVIHKNNASRIKAKIVGEAANGPITPEADEILEKKGVIIVPDIYLNAGGVTVSYFEWLKNLSHVRYGRMEKKFSENMNAELLQVIETVCKKRISTEEKKIILRGAREIDLVRSGLEDTMINGFHKIRDIKKSSKIENMRTAAFVLAINKIIDSYEKLGIFP from the coding sequence ATGTCAAAAAACCAAAATCAAACTGGTGTATATAGTTTTTTTAATTGTATAGAAAAAAACTTTGATAAAGCTGCACGATTTATTTCTATTGAAAAAGGTCTTTTAGAACAAATCAAAGCTTGCAATGCTGTATATCGTATGCATTTTCCTGTAAAAATAGGAAAAGAAATAAAAGTGATTGAAGCATATAGAGTTCAGCATTCTCATCATAAACTTCCTTGTAAAGGAGGGATTCGATACAGTATTAAAGTGAATCAAGATGAAGTGATGACTTTAGCCGCTCTAATGACCTATAAATGTGCCATAGTCGATGTTCCTTTTGGAGGGGCGAAAGGGGGGATAAAAGTTGATCCACAAACTATATCAGCAGAAAACATAGAAAAAATCACACGCAGATATACTTCTGAATTAATTAATAAGAATTTTATTGGACCGGGAATAGACGTCCCTGCTCCTGATTATGGTAGTGGAGAAAGAGAAATGAGTTGGATTTTTGATACTTTTTTATCTTTACGTTCTGGAGACGTAGACGCATTGGCTTGTGTGACAGGAAAACCAGTATCTCAAGGAGGAGTAAGAGGAAGGAAAGAGGCTACAGGATTAGGCGTATTTTATGGGATAAGAGAATTATGTCATGTCAAAGAAGATATGTATTCTGTTGGTCTTGATGTAGGATTAGTTGGAAAAAAAATCATCATACAAGGATTAGGAAATGTTGGGTATCATGCCGCCACTTTTTTTCATGAAGCAGGGGCTATTATAATAGCTTTAGCAGAAAGAGAAGGGGCTATTTATAATGAAAAAGGTTTAAATGTATCTCAAGTTTTTTTACATTTAAAAAATACTGGATCTATATTAAATTTTCCAGAAGCAAAAAATATTGAAAATACGGAAAAGGCTTTAGAATTAGAATGTGATATTTTAATTCCAGCCGCATTGGAAAATGTAATACATAAAAATAATGCGAGCCGTATTAAGGCTAAAATTGTAGGAGAAGCTGCAAATGGACCTATTACTCCTGAAGCTGATGAAATATTAGAAAAAAAAGGAGTAATTATTGTACCTGATATTTACTTAAATGCAGGAGGAGTTACTGTTTCTTATTTTGAATGGCTAAAAAATTTAAGTCATGTACGTTATGGACGTATGGAAAAAAAATTCAGTGAAAATATGAATGCAGAATTATTACAAGTTATAGAAACGGTTTGTAAAAAAAGAATTTCAACAGAAGAAAAAAAAATTATTTTAAGAGGAGCAAGAGAAATAGATTTGGTACGTAGCGGATTAGAAGATACCATGATTAATGGATTTCATAAAATTCGTGATATAAAAAAATCATCAAAAATAGAAAATATGCGTACGGCAGCATTTGTACTGGCAATAAATAAAATTATTGATTCTTATGAAAAACTAGGAATTTTTCCATAA
- a CDS encoding SufE family protein, which yields MTLHQKEEMIKKEFKILKNWEDKYEYLIDLGKKLSNQSPMFRSEDKLIHGCQSQVWLEAKLKESRVFFEADSDALLPRGMAAIMVQIYSGLFPFEIIYSNTNFLYEIGFQTFLSPTRANGMFLFLKKIKFYAIAFNTKVSVRLNGRI from the coding sequence ATGACTTTGCATCAAAAAGAAGAAATGATAAAAAAGGAATTTAAAATTCTTAAAAATTGGGAGGATAAATATGAATATTTGATAGATTTAGGCAAAAAATTATCTAATCAATCACCCATGTTTAGATCTGAAGATAAGTTAATTCATGGGTGTCAATCCCAAGTTTGGTTAGAAGCTAAATTAAAGGAATCACGTGTTTTTTTTGAAGCGGATAGTGACGCTTTGTTACCTAGAGGAATGGCAGCGATTATGGTTCAAATATATTCAGGACTTTTCCCTTTTGAAATTATTTATTCCAATACTAATTTTCTTTATGAAATAGGATTTCAAACTTTTTTATCTCCTACTAGAGCTAATGGAATGTTTTTATTTTTAAAAAAAATAAAATTCTATGCTATAGCTTTTAATACAAAAGTTTCTGTTAGATTAAATGGACGAATTTAA
- a CDS encoding class I tRNA ligase family protein, protein MEYNFREIEKRWQIYWKKHNVFHTEENEKKNTTFNMFPYPSGTGLHVGHCLGYIASDVYARYKRAKGYNVLNPIGFDSFGLPAEQYAIQTGKHPYDTIIENSHRYKEQMDKIGLSFDWNRKLYTSDPSYYRWTQWMFIQIFNSWYDKNSEQAKPIDLLIQEFNKNGNNFINASTTSSYKFSSKTWKQFNSHEKESILLDYRLAFLCKNIVNWCPDLGTVLANDEIKNGKSERGGYPVYKKKMLQWHIRISAYAERLIKGLNIIDCSQSFKKLQYNWIGKSIGVSIPLKIIYPVDKFNQIELFLFHPEMIFGVTFIILSIDHPLSDKISIYSSHHKNVLTYLTQNIDENTKNISGIFTGNYVLHPFIRNKRIPVYISDFFTINNQTQSMVGIPGHEEKSKRFAKKFGIEILKILDHHEKCINSSFLNGLNRKQAKEKIIKILINDKIGKTKTIYKIRDAIFSRQRYWGEPIPIYLKNKMPKIIPINKLPIILPKIDNFHPKNGKSPLGRVKNWAWDEKNMKIVSNILIDQKYVFPIEISTMPSWAGSSWYFLRYMDVYNSKFFLDKKKESYWKNVDLYIGGSEHSTGHLIYARFWHKFLLDRGWITTEEPFKKILNQGMILSYSAIILKVIGENTFVSYGLKNKKHAYSSFQEVYVDLSLIKNNNELDMNRFKKCKPEFYSSIFILERGTFFCKRKLEKMSKSKYNVINPDNVYKKYGSDVFRIYEMFLGPINQSKPWDCKKINGIKNFINRFWCLFHKNKIFKVSEMNPTYQELEILHNAIKKIQNKMQSFSWNTSISLLMIVTNKLTALKCNKRKILEPLVQLIAPFAPHISEELWYKLGKIKSILFYSFPTFNPKYIDKKEITYPIMFNGKFKFLEKFHPDTSIDKIENKILNHPKTKIFLKKKTLQRVIIIPKKIINILLK, encoded by the coding sequence ATGGAATATAATTTTCGTGAAATAGAAAAACGTTGGCAAATATACTGGAAAAAACATAATGTCTTTCATACAGAAGAGAATGAAAAAAAAAATACTACATTTAATATGTTTCCTTATCCTTCTGGAACAGGTCTTCATGTTGGGCATTGTTTAGGTTATATTGCATCAGATGTTTATGCAAGATATAAAAGAGCAAAAGGATATAATGTACTGAATCCTATAGGGTTTGATTCTTTTGGCCTTCCTGCAGAACAATATGCTATACAAACAGGAAAACATCCTTATGATACTATTATTGAAAATTCACATAGATATAAAGAACAAATGGATAAAATAGGACTTTCTTTTGATTGGAATCGAAAGCTATATACTAGTGATCCAAGTTACTATCGTTGGACTCAATGGATGTTTATTCAAATTTTCAATTCTTGGTATGATAAAAACAGTGAACAAGCTAAACCTATAGACCTTTTAATTCAAGAATTCAATAAAAACGGAAACAATTTCATCAATGCAAGTACTACATCAAGTTACAAATTCAGTTCAAAAACATGGAAACAATTTAATTCACATGAGAAGGAATCTATACTTTTGGATTATAGATTAGCTTTCTTATGTAAAAATATAGTTAATTGGTGTCCTGATTTAGGGACAGTGCTAGCGAATGATGAAATTAAAAATGGAAAAAGTGAAAGAGGGGGATATCCAGTTTACAAAAAAAAAATGTTGCAATGGCATATAAGAATTAGTGCATATGCAGAAAGACTTATAAAAGGATTAAATATTATTGATTGTTCTCAATCTTTCAAAAAATTACAATATAATTGGATAGGAAAATCAATAGGGGTTTCTATTCCACTAAAAATCATTTATCCTGTTGATAAATTTAATCAAATTGAATTATTCTTATTTCATCCAGAAATGATCTTTGGGGTAACTTTTATTATATTATCTATAGATCATCCACTTTCAGACAAAATAAGTATTTATTCCTCACATCACAAAAACGTTTTAACATATCTTACTCAAAATATAGATGAAAATACAAAAAATATTTCTGGAATTTTTACAGGAAATTATGTATTACATCCTTTTATTAGAAATAAAAGAATACCTGTTTATATCAGTGATTTTTTCACTATAAATAATCAAACCCAATCTATGGTAGGAATCCCAGGACATGAAGAAAAAAGTAAAAGATTTGCCAAAAAATTTGGGATAGAAATTTTAAAAATTTTAGATCATCATGAAAAGTGTATCAATTCTAGTTTTTTAAATGGATTAAATCGTAAACAAGCAAAAGAAAAAATAATAAAAATTTTAATAAATGATAAAATAGGAAAAACGAAAACCATTTATAAGATTCGTGATGCTATTTTTTCACGACAAAGATATTGGGGGGAACCAATTCCTATTTATTTAAAAAATAAAATGCCTAAAATAATTCCTATCAATAAGTTGCCTATTATTCTTCCAAAAATAGATAATTTTCATCCTAAAAATGGAAAATCTCCATTAGGCAGAGTTAAAAACTGGGCTTGGGATGAAAAAAATATGAAAATTGTTTCTAATATTCTTATTGACCAAAAATATGTATTTCCAATAGAAATTAGTACGATGCCTAGTTGGGCGGGATCTAGTTGGTATTTTCTTAGATATATGGATGTATATAACAGTAAATTTTTTCTTGATAAAAAAAAAGAAAGTTACTGGAAGAATGTTGATTTATATATTGGGGGATCTGAACATAGTACTGGACATTTAATTTATGCCAGATTTTGGCATAAATTTTTATTGGATAGAGGATGGATAACTACTGAAGAGCCTTTCAAAAAAATATTAAATCAAGGAATGATTTTAAGTTATTCTGCTATTATACTTAAAGTCATAGGAGAAAATACTTTTGTATCTTATGGATTAAAAAATAAGAAACATGCATATTCTTCTTTTCAAGAAGTATATGTAGATCTTTCTTTAATAAAAAACAATAATGAATTAGATATGAACAGGTTTAAAAAATGTAAACCTGAATTTTATTCATCTATTTTTATTCTGGAAAGGGGGACTTTTTTTTGTAAAAGAAAATTAGAAAAAATGTCAAAATCCAAATATAATGTAATAAATCCTGATAATGTTTATAAAAAATATGGTTCAGATGTATTTCGGATTTATGAGATGTTTTTAGGTCCTATTAATCAATCTAAACCTTGGGATTGTAAAAAAATAAACGGAATAAAAAATTTTATAAATAGATTTTGGTGTTTATTTCATAAAAATAAAATTTTTAAGGTTAGTGAAATGAATCCAACATATCAAGAATTAGAAATTTTACATAATGCTATAAAAAAAATACAAAATAAAATGCAATCTTTTTCTTGGAATACTTCTATTAGTTTATTAATGATTGTAACGAATAAATTGACTGCATTAAAATGTAATAAAAGAAAAATACTTGAACCTTTGGTTCAATTGATCGCTCCATTCGCCCCTCATATATCTGAAGAATTATGGTATAAACTAGGAAAAATAAAATCCATTTTATTTTATAGCTTTCCAACTTTTAATCCAAAGTATATAGATAAAAAGGAAATAACATATCCAATTATGTTTAATGGAAAATTCAAATTTTTAGAAAAATTTCATCCTGATACTTCAATCGATAAAATTGAAAATAAAATATTAAATCATCCTAAAACAAAAATATTTTTGAAAAAAAAAACTTTACAAAGGGTAATTATAATCCCTAAAAAAATAATAAATATTTTATTAAAATAA
- the frr gene encoding ribosome recycling factor — translation MDGLNNIFSSCEEDMEKILKQLKKEIYRIRLGSKSVSSFLGKIKIKCYETFFPLMEVSNISIIDNMNISIHSWDRSIIPAIEKAIINANLGIMPTNKGDTIHIHLPIITEESRKNLMKKIKLQIEQAKILVRKIRKNNNQCIKKLKISEDISRIAEHRIQKMTDGYIQKIEDFFLQKKKEILNI, via the coding sequence ATGGATGGATTAAATAACATTTTTTCCTCTTGTGAAGAAGATATGGAAAAGATTTTAAAACAATTGAAAAAAGAAATTTACCGTATTCGATTAGGAAGTAAATCTGTTTCTTCTTTTTTAGGAAAAATCAAGATAAAATGTTATGAAACTTTTTTTCCACTTATGGAAGTATCTAACATTTCTATTATAGATAATATGAATATTTCTATTCATTCTTGGGATCGTTCTATTATTCCAGCTATAGAAAAAGCTATTATTAATGCAAATTTAGGTATTATGCCTACCAATAAAGGGGATACTATTCATATACATTTACCCATAATTACAGAAGAAAGTAGAAAAAATTTGATGAAAAAAATCAAATTACAGATAGAACAAGCAAAAATACTTGTGAGAAAAATTCGAAAAAATAATAATCAATGTATAAAGAAATTAAAAATATCAGAAGATATTTCTAGAATAGCAGAACATCGTATACAAAAAATGACAGATGGATATATTCAAAAAATAGAGGATTTCTTTCTTCAGAAAAAAAAAGAAATATTGAACATATAA